The stretch of DNA TGCTAAATCTTTAAAAAGTTTTATAAGTGTTGGTTTTGAAATAGAAAAATTTTCCATTATATCTGTATATGAAGCTGTAAAAAGATTTTCTTTATCCAAATTATTTAGTATATATTTTATAATTGCTACTTGTTTTCCATCTGTTATTGCTGAAATAGTTTTTATAACATTATTGTTTTTTAGAATCTCTTTTTGTTGAACAATAGGAAGTAAAATATCATGTAAACTATTTAATAACTCTTTTATATTTATTGGTTTTACTATGTAGTTTTCAACTTTTAATTTTATAGCATCAAGTAAATATTGAGTATCTGTATGAGCTGTTGTAAGAATTGTAGGAGTATTTATATTTTTGTTTTTTATATGTTTTAAAAAATCAATTCCATTTTCGTCTTTTAATAAAATATCACAAATAATAACATCAACTTTTTTATGTAATAAAATATCCAAAGCTTCGCTTGAAGTTTTAACCGCATAAATATTGTTTACAAAATCTTCTAATATATCTTTTGTATGTTTTAATAAATCTTCATCATCTTCAAGATATAAAACATTAAAATTATGTAATATATTTAAATCTTTATTTGTCATTTTTATGCTCACTATTTTTATTTTCTAAAGGTATTTTTATTGTAAATAATGAACAATTAAATACTTTTTCATTTTTCATCTTATGAATAATATTTTTGCAAAATATCTCACCATTCATATGTTTTTCAATTATTTGTTTTGACATATAAAGTCCAATTCCCGTTCCAGCACTTTTATATTTTGTTGTGTAATATGGCTCGAAAATTTTTGGTAAAATATCTTGTGGAATACCTCCACCATTATCAACCATATTTACTACAAGATGATTTTTAAATTTATTTACAATTATTTTTATAATTCTATCATTTTTGTCAACATTAGAACATAAAGCATCTTTTGAATTAGAAATAATATTTAAAAATACATGGGAAAGTTCATTGTAATAGCTGTTTATTTTTACATCTTTTCTAATTGTTAATTTAACGTCAATATTTTCTTGAATTAATAAATATTTAGATAATTCAATAGAGTGTTCAATACAATTTTTTATACTAAATTCACTTTTTATCTTATTTGGAGAAAAAAAGTTTTTAAAATCATCAAGGGTTGTTGACATATTATTTGCCATTAGTAGGGCATCATTTACTTTTTCATCTACAAAATCAGGCGTTAATTTCCCTAAAGACATTTTTGTTTGAAAACTTTGAATAATCATTGTAATTGCACCTAAAGGTTGTCTCCATTGGTGAGCAATATTATTTAACATTTCACCCAAAGAGGCAAATCTTGCTTGTTGAAACATGATAATATCTTTTTTCCTATTTTGTGCTACTTCTTTTGAAATTTTTGTTTCAAGATAGTTATTTAAATCTTGAAGTTCTTTTGTTTTTTCATTTACTTTTTGCTCTAGCGAGTTATGAAGTTTTCTAAAATTATCAATAATAAATAAAGATAAAATAACAGAAAATAAAAATACTATAAAAATTGAAATTATAGAAAAAATAATGATAGTATTAAAAATCTTATCTGTATTTCTTTTTTCATTGATTGCAAGGGATAAATCATAATTTATTAAACTTGTTAAATATATTGAAATAGCATTTATCTCAAGATTTATGTTTGTAAAATAATCATCTTGTTTTGAAAAATTTATTTTATTTATTTCATTTTTTATTAGTTCTTTTTTCTTATTTATATTTTCTATGATAGAACTTTTCAAAGATGTATTTTCATAATAATTTTCTTCTTTTATTATAAAAGTTTTTATAAAAGTAGTTAAAATTTCCCTATTTTGTAATTGAGTTTGATTTTTGTATAAAATCCAGTTTTTATCTATTATTTCTTGGGCTAATTGTAAAACTTCAATTGTTTGAGCATAATTAATCTGTTTTTTTTCAAAATCAAATAAAGTATCTTGAATATTTACTTTGTAAGAATCTTTTATATGTTCAAGTTGCATTAAACTTTTTGTTCTTTTATCAAACAAAATATCAAAGTCTTGTTTCATAGTAAAAATAGAAATTTGAGATAAAATAATTATACAAATCATTCCACCAGCAATAATAAAAACCAAAAAAGCTGTTTTATAATTAAAATTTAAACTATCAAAATATAAAACTAATCTTTTTAATCTATTTTTCATCTTTTAATCTCTATAAATTCATTGTTTTTATATTCAAAAAGAAAAGTTTTATTAAGTAGTTGAGAATTTTTATACTCTAAAGGAATACCTTCTAATAAATTATTTGGAGTAGTTTTTAGGGTTAAAATAAGTTTTTCTCTTGTAATTTCCCCATTTATTCTTGAAATTGCATTTACTAAAATTTTTGAAGATAAAAATGCTTCAAGGGATATAAATCCTAACTCTTCTTTTGGATAATATTTTTTCATCAAATTTTGATATTCATTTACTACTGGAATTGAAGTATTTGTATAACTTGGAACTACTTGAGAAAAAATTATATTTTCACTTGTTGTATTTAAATTTTCTAGTTCTTTTACCATCGAGTTAGCATCACCAAAAGAGATATTACAAAATATTACATTTTTTAGATTTTCATTCTCTTTTGCTTTTTTTATAAATAAAGAGTTTGTTTTATATGCTCCAATCATAAAAATAACTTCAGGTTTTGCATCTTTTATTTCATTAAAAGCATGATTTATAGATAAAGTATTTCTTTTGTATGAGCCCTCAGCTACTAATTTTAAGTTTTTGTTTTTTAATAAATTTAATAAAGAGATATAACCTTCTTCCCCATAATCATCATTTTGATAAAAAACAGCAATTTTATTTAACTTTTTTTCATCGTTTAGGTAGTTAATTAAATTATCTATTTCTTGATCATAAGAACTTCTAAAATTTATAAAATTTTGATTTTTATTGTTTCTTAAAAATGAGGCCCCTGAAAATGCAGAAAAAAATGGGATGTTTTCATCATATAAAATAGGCAGAACTCTTTTTATTGTAGGAGTTCCAACAAAACCAAAAAGTGTAAATACTTTATCTTTATAAACTAATTTTTGAGTATTTTCAAGTGTAAGTTCTGGTTCATAT from Arcobacter suis CECT 7833 encodes:
- a CDS encoding response regulator transcription factor yields the protein MTNKDLNILHNFNVLYLEDDEDLLKHTKDILEDFVNNIYAVKTSSEALDILLHKKVDVIICDILLKDENGIDFLKHIKNKNINTPTILTTAHTDTQYLLDAIKLKVENYIVKPINIKELLNSLHDILLPIVQQKEILKNNNVIKTISAITDGKQVAIIKYILNNLDKENLFTASYTDIMENFSISKPTLIKLFKDLAEKNILVKVQHKTYRFNESALDSL
- a CDS encoding sensor histidine kinase, whose protein sequence is MKNRLKRLVLYFDSLNFNYKTAFLVFIIAGGMICIIILSQISIFTMKQDFDILFDKRTKSLMQLEHIKDSYKVNIQDTLFDFEKKQINYAQTIEVLQLAQEIIDKNWILYKNQTQLQNREILTTFIKTFIIKEENYYENTSLKSSIIENINKKKELIKNEINKINFSKQDDYFTNINLEINAISIYLTSLINYDLSLAINEKRNTDKIFNTIIIFSIISIFIVFLFSVILSLFIIDNFRKLHNSLEQKVNEKTKELQDLNNYLETKISKEVAQNRKKDIIMFQQARFASLGEMLNNIAHQWRQPLGAITMIIQSFQTKMSLGKLTPDFVDEKVNDALLMANNMSTTLDDFKNFFSPNKIKSEFSIKNCIEHSIELSKYLLIQENIDVKLTIRKDVKINSYYNELSHVFLNIISNSKDALCSNVDKNDRIIKIIVNKFKNHLVVNMVDNGGGIPQDILPKIFEPYYTTKYKSAGTGIGLYMSKQIIEKHMNGEIFCKNIIHKMKNEKVFNCSLFTIKIPLENKNSEHKNDK
- a CDS encoding ABC transporter substrate-binding protein, whose amino-acid sequence is MSKKLSLVIFIFFIFYIYFKDEVFKEKTLIVGASLPNSGIIKSWGESVSNGVNAYFSYANDNNLIKNKKIEFLVYDDKYEPELTLENTQKLVYKDKVFTLFGFVGTPTIKRVLPILYDENIPFFSAFSGASFLRNNKNQNFINFRSSYDQEIDNLINYLNDEKKLNKIAVFYQNDDYGEEGYISLLNLLKNKNLKLVAEGSYKRNTLSINHAFNEIKDAKPEVIFMIGAYKTNSLFIKKAKENENLKNVIFCNISFGDANSMVKELENLNTTSENIIFSQVVPSYTNTSIPVVNEYQNLMKKYYPKEELGFISLEAFLSSKILVNAISRINGEITREKLILTLKTTPNNLLEGIPLEYKNSQLLNKTFLFEYKNNEFIEIKR